The proteins below come from a single Eucalyptus grandis isolate ANBG69807.140 chromosome 3, ASM1654582v1, whole genome shotgun sequence genomic window:
- the LOC104437237 gene encoding uncharacterized protein LOC104437237 isoform X1, whose amino-acid sequence MEGNQLDIDWEDVVCPICLDCPHNGVLLRCSSYDKGCRPFVCDTDHLHSNCLERFRSAYGVRSSSSPETSSTSKTEPVELDNGCRPTCPLCRGEVTGWVVIDEARVILNDKKRCCDEFRCLFSGTYSELRKHAQVEHPHARPSKIDPARQLDWENFQQSSEIIDVLSTIHSEVPRGVVLGDYVIDYGDNDTGDEFEDFPGDEGNWWTSCILYQVFDNFRSSRNRRRSRVGDTRRGTRHSTYDTSNSDEGSVTSLEYADYRPDDIDDEFVVARGSSRASSRHRRMSPFHIVGCFVSLYVWNFEEVDHFIDKVHLWQESYTCSIMHGMSII is encoded by the exons ATGGAGGGTAATCAGTTGGATATTGACTGGGAAGATGTGGTTTGTCCTATATGTTTGGATTGTCCTCACAATGGTGTTCTTCTCCGGTGCTCGTCTTATGACAAAGGTTGTCGTCCCTTTGTATGCGACACAGATCACTTGCACTCCAACTGTTTGGAACGGTTTAGAAGTGCATATGGTGTGAGATCTTCTTCATCTCCCGAAACTTCGTCCACATCAAAAACAGAGCCTGTGGAGTTGGATAATGGCTGTAGGCCGACCTGCCCATTGTGTAGAGGAGAAGTTACCGGATGGGTTGTTATTGATGAAGCTCGTGTTATCCTAAACGATAAGAAGCGTTGTTGTGATGAGTTCCGATGTCTGTTTAGTGGAACCTACTCTGAGTTGCGGAAGCATGCTCAAGTAGAGCATCCTCATGCTCGGCCCTCAAAGATTGATCCTGCTCGGCAGCTTGATTGGGAGAATTTCCAGCAATCGTCAGAGATCATAGATGTCTTGAGCACTATCCATTCAGAAGTTCCCCGAGGTGTAGTCTTGGGTGATTATGTTATTGATTATGGGGACAATGATACTGGGGATGAGTTTGAGGACTTCCCAGGTGATGAAGGCAATTGGTGGACATCATGTATATTATATCAGGTATTTGATAACTTtaggagttctaggaacagAAGAAGGTCAAGAGTTGGTGATACAAGAAGAGGAACTCGACATTCTACATATGATACATCAAATTCTGATGAGGGTTCTGTTACCTCTTTGGAGTATGCAGATTACCGACCAGATGATATAGATGATGAGTTTGTTGTTGCAAGGGGTTCCTCAAGGGCTAGCTCTAGGCATCGCAG GATGTCCCCTTTTCACATTGTTGGTTGCTTTGTATCGCTGTATGTATGGAACTTTGAAGAAGTGGATCACTTCATAGACAAGGTACACTTGTGGCAAGAAAGCTATACCTGCAGTATCATGCATGGAATGTCCATTATTTGA
- the LOC104437237 gene encoding uncharacterized protein LOC104437237 isoform X2: protein MEGNQLDIDWEDVVCPICLDCPHNGVLLRCSSYDKGCRPFVCDTDHLHSNCLERFRSAYGVRSSSSPETSSTSKTEPVELDNGCRPTCPLCRGEVTGWVVIDEARVILNDKKRCCDEFRCLFSGTYSELRKHAQVEHPHARPSKIDPARQLDWENFQQSSEIIDVLSTIHSEVPRGVVLGDYVIDYGDNDTGDEFEDFPGDEGNWWTSCILYQVFDNFRSSRNRRRSRVGDTRRGTRHSTYDTSNSDEGSVTSLEYADYRPDDIDDEFVVARGSSRASSRHRSSWGLRVMDVEVQTNADDEIVGISNKTHRLAFPSRMMF from the exons ATGGAGGGTAATCAGTTGGATATTGACTGGGAAGATGTGGTTTGTCCTATATGTTTGGATTGTCCTCACAATGGTGTTCTTCTCCGGTGCTCGTCTTATGACAAAGGTTGTCGTCCCTTTGTATGCGACACAGATCACTTGCACTCCAACTGTTTGGAACGGTTTAGAAGTGCATATGGTGTGAGATCTTCTTCATCTCCCGAAACTTCGTCCACATCAAAAACAGAGCCTGTGGAGTTGGATAATGGCTGTAGGCCGACCTGCCCATTGTGTAGAGGAGAAGTTACCGGATGGGTTGTTATTGATGAAGCTCGTGTTATCCTAAACGATAAGAAGCGTTGTTGTGATGAGTTCCGATGTCTGTTTAGTGGAACCTACTCTGAGTTGCGGAAGCATGCTCAAGTAGAGCATCCTCATGCTCGGCCCTCAAAGATTGATCCTGCTCGGCAGCTTGATTGGGAGAATTTCCAGCAATCGTCAGAGATCATAGATGTCTTGAGCACTATCCATTCAGAAGTTCCCCGAGGTGTAGTCTTGGGTGATTATGTTATTGATTATGGGGACAATGATACTGGGGATGAGTTTGAGGACTTCCCAGGTGATGAAGGCAATTGGTGGACATCATGTATATTATATCAGGTATTTGATAACTTtaggagttctaggaacagAAGAAGGTCAAGAGTTGGTGATACAAGAAGAGGAACTCGACATTCTACATATGATACATCAAATTCTGATGAGGGTTCTGTTACCTCTTTGGAGTATGCAGATTACCGACCAGATGATATAGATGATGAGTTTGTTGTTGCAAGGGGTTCCTCAAGGGCTAGCTCTAGGCATCGCAG CTCATGGGGCCTGAGGGTAATGGACGTGGAGGTACAGACGAACGCCGATGACGAAATTGTGGGAATCTCCAACAAAACACATCGATTGGCTTTTCCTAGTCGAATGATGTTCTGA
- the LOC104437237 gene encoding uncharacterized protein LOC104437237 isoform X3 codes for MEGNQLDIDWEDVVCPICLDCPHNGVLLRCSSYDKGCRPFVCDTDHLHSNCLERFRSAYGVRSSSSPETSSTSKTEPVELDNGCRPTCPLCRGEVTGWVVIDEARVILNDKKRCCDEFRCLFSGTYSELRKHAQVEHPHARPSKIDPARQLDWENFQQSSEIIDVLSTIHSEVPRGVVLGDYVIDYGDNDTGDEFEDFPGDEGNWWTSCILYQVFDNFRSSRNRRRSRVGDTRRGTRHSTYDTSNSDEGSVTSLEYADYRPDDIDDEFVVARGSSRASSRHRSSRRRRSRFYDN; via the exons ATGGAGGGTAATCAGTTGGATATTGACTGGGAAGATGTGGTTTGTCCTATATGTTTGGATTGTCCTCACAATGGTGTTCTTCTCCGGTGCTCGTCTTATGACAAAGGTTGTCGTCCCTTTGTATGCGACACAGATCACTTGCACTCCAACTGTTTGGAACGGTTTAGAAGTGCATATGGTGTGAGATCTTCTTCATCTCCCGAAACTTCGTCCACATCAAAAACAGAGCCTGTGGAGTTGGATAATGGCTGTAGGCCGACCTGCCCATTGTGTAGAGGAGAAGTTACCGGATGGGTTGTTATTGATGAAGCTCGTGTTATCCTAAACGATAAGAAGCGTTGTTGTGATGAGTTCCGATGTCTGTTTAGTGGAACCTACTCTGAGTTGCGGAAGCATGCTCAAGTAGAGCATCCTCATGCTCGGCCCTCAAAGATTGATCCTGCTCGGCAGCTTGATTGGGAGAATTTCCAGCAATCGTCAGAGATCATAGATGTCTTGAGCACTATCCATTCAGAAGTTCCCCGAGGTGTAGTCTTGGGTGATTATGTTATTGATTATGGGGACAATGATACTGGGGATGAGTTTGAGGACTTCCCAGGTGATGAAGGCAATTGGTGGACATCATGTATATTATATCAGGTATTTGATAACTTtaggagttctaggaacagAAGAAGGTCAAGAGTTGGTGATACAAGAAGAGGAACTCGACATTCTACATATGATACATCAAATTCTGATGAGGGTTCTGTTACCTCTTTGGAGTATGCAGATTACCGACCAGATGATATAGATGATGAGTTTGTTGTTGCAAGGGGTTCCTCAAGGGCTAGCTCTAGGCATCGCAG CTCCCGGAGGCGGCGTTCTCGCTTCTATGATAACTAG